The Paraburkholderia sp. SOS3 genome includes a region encoding these proteins:
- a CDS encoding YadA family autotransporter adhesin has product MNGKGITGLNSGQISATSKDAINGSQLYGEANSVAAALGGGAAVNTDGTIKAPTYTVQGQTKSDAGSALAAIDTATTGNTTSITNLTNNINNGAVGLVQQDATSKAITVAKATTGTTVDFTGTAGTRQLKGVAAGKADTDAVNLSQLKAAGLNVDTSGNVSNAFVAYDDATKGKVTLAGGTAGTTITNVKAGALGASSTDAVNGSQLFATNQAVAQNTSDITTLNSKIANINGSLTDAVAYDSSTHDKITLNGANGTTITNLKAGAVSATSTDAVNGSQLYSVGNSIADAIGGGSTVNADGTISAPSYTVDGMTVHNFGDAITNIDERTTINSTAISNINDSLSNITNNGAGIKYFHANSVLADSQAIGMDAVAIGGNAHAQADNAVALGAHSVADRANTVSVGAAGAERQITNVAAGTTDTDAVNLGQLKAAGLINTDGSANAATTYDHNADGSINYNSITMGDNVAGGTTIHNVAAGTDSMDAVNVSQMNAAIANVTNIASNSSNPLFTANGSRETEAAVASGNHATAMGANAKASADNSVALGANSVADRANTVSVGAAGSERQIANVAAGTEATDAVNVEQMNETVNNAIGTMPAGMTAKDYTDSRINSVQNSVNQVAKNSYAGIAAAMAMPNLTPSQPGKTVVAAGSGVYKSGAAAAVGVTHRSRNGKWLTNGALSVTSTGDAGARVQVGYEF; this is encoded by the coding sequence ATGAATGGCAAGGGCATTACCGGGTTGAATTCAGGGCAGATTTCCGCCACGAGCAAGGACGCGATCAACGGTTCGCAGTTGTACGGCGAAGCGAACAGCGTTGCGGCGGCGCTGGGCGGCGGCGCGGCGGTGAACACGGACGGCACGATCAAAGCGCCGACGTACACGGTGCAAGGCCAGACGAAGAGCGACGCAGGCTCGGCGCTAGCTGCGATCGACACGGCGACGACCGGCAACACGACGTCGATCACGAACCTGACGAACAACATCAACAACGGGGCGGTGGGTCTGGTCCAGCAGGACGCGACGAGCAAGGCGATCACGGTGGCGAAGGCGACCACCGGCACGACGGTGGACTTCACCGGCACGGCGGGTACACGTCAGCTGAAAGGCGTGGCGGCGGGCAAGGCCGACACCGATGCGGTGAACCTGTCGCAGCTCAAGGCAGCGGGCCTGAACGTGGACACGTCGGGCAACGTCTCGAATGCATTCGTCGCCTACGACGACGCCACGAAGGGCAAGGTCACGCTGGCAGGCGGCACGGCCGGCACGACCATCACGAACGTGAAGGCCGGCGCGCTGGGCGCATCGAGCACGGACGCAGTGAACGGCTCGCAGTTGTTCGCCACGAACCAGGCCGTCGCTCAAAACACCAGCGACATCACCACGTTGAACTCGAAGATCGCCAACATCAACGGTTCGCTGACAGACGCGGTTGCGTACGACTCGTCAACACACGACAAGATCACGCTCAACGGCGCCAACGGCACGACCATCACGAACCTGAAGGCCGGCGCAGTCAGCGCCACCAGCACCGACGCGGTGAACGGCTCGCAACTCTACAGCGTCGGCAACTCGATCGCTGACGCAATCGGCGGCGGCTCGACGGTCAACGCGGACGGCACGATCTCCGCGCCGAGCTATACGGTTGATGGCATGACGGTTCACAACTTCGGCGACGCGATCACCAACATCGACGAGCGCACCACGATCAACTCGACGGCGATCAGCAACATCAACGACTCGTTGAGCAACATCACGAACAACGGCGCGGGCATCAAGTACTTCCACGCCAACTCGGTTCTCGCCGACTCGCAGGCAATCGGCATGGACGCAGTTGCAATCGGCGGCAACGCCCATGCACAGGCGGACAACGCGGTGGCTCTCGGCGCGCACTCGGTAGCAGATCGTGCAAACACGGTATCGGTGGGCGCCGCCGGCGCGGAACGCCAGATCACGAATGTCGCAGCCGGCACAACCGATACCGACGCCGTCAATCTCGGCCAGCTCAAAGCGGCAGGCCTGATCAACACCGACGGCTCCGCAAACGCCGCCACCACGTACGACCACAACGCGGACGGCTCCATCAACTACAACAGCATCACGATGGGCGACAACGTTGCAGGCGGTACGACGATCCACAACGTAGCGGCCGGCACCGACAGCATGGACGCGGTCAACGTGAGCCAGATGAACGCTGCGATCGCCAACGTGACGAACATCGCCAGCAATTCGTCGAACCCGCTGTTCACGGCGAACGGCAGCCGCGAAACCGAAGCTGCGGTCGCAAGCGGTAACCATGCCACCGCAATGGGCGCGAACGCCAAGGCATCAGCGGATAACTCCGTCGCCCTCGGTGCGAACTCAGTGGCTGATCGTGCAAACACCGTCTCGGTCGGCGCAGCCGGCAGCGAGCGCCAGATTGCCAACGTCGCGGCAGGCACCGAAGCCACCGACGCGGTGAACGTGGAGCAGATGAACGAAACGGTGAACAACGCGATCGGCACCATGCCGGCCGGCATGACCGCGAAGGACTACACCGATTCGCGCATCAACTCGGTCCAGAACTCGGTGAACCAGGTAGCGAAGAACTCGTATGCCGGTATCGCGGCG